The genomic window CGGCGCAGAGGATACCAGTGTTGTTCATGGCAGTTCGGAGATTATCGAGAGTTTCTTGTGGTAAGAGTGAGAACCATGGGAGAAATTGAACCGGGCTACGTTCATACCAGCCTTGAGAAGCTTCTCAATCATCTCCACCGATCTTGAAACCGGTCCAAGAGTACAAACTATCTTCGTCTTTGAACGGAGAGCTCCATTGGTTGCTCGGCCACCAAGTAACATCTCCATTGTGGAAACTTTCGAAAGATACgcaaagaaaaattaagagatTGAACTTTGAAAGACAGAGGAAATTAAGAGTTTGCTTGATGAAAATTATGATGAGCAGAGTCACGTATATATAGAAGGAGCGATTTGAGATTTTCCATTTTACGTTGTGTTGTTTACATTATCGAATTTCCCATTTTCATGTTCGAATTTctatttgccaaaaaaaaaattgttcgaattttccttttacatgtttgaaactttgaattcCCATTTTGCTTTTTCCGTTTGATGgtttagtttgtttatttttaatggtttaggcaataattttttctattttgacattaacaaatatttttgaggaaaatgttaaatgatagatgaaaaatgtataattttgaaattataaattttttaaatgaagTAATGTTATGACATTAAAAAATTAGGaatttaacaaatattttcgaGTAAATGTTAAAAGATGGATGAAAAAAGTATACTgttgaaattataaaattttaaatgaagtaatgtttttacataaaaaaaaatagtaattttctATAGTGTTcgaaaattctcaaaatttattaaaattaatatgatcTGACTATGGTCAAATCTCTACCTCAAAGtcaagcaaaaaaatatgatttgggccaaaattattaaaagcCCACCCTAATCCAAATTTCGAGACGTTCTAACTTGTAAATTACGAATTCCTTTTTCCCAGATCGAGCTTCATCTTCTTACTTCTCCCTCTAAAGAAAACCTTTAAGCAGCTCTATCGATGACATCAACGCAACAAAAACGATGAAGAAACCTCATTTCTTGAAGAATCCAGTGTTTTTCCTATTTCTACTCATCACTGTTTCTTCCCTAACTATACtcatcttctcctttctcaaaTTACCGGAAACACCTCTCGCCGCCGGTAACCATCTCCGCAAACTCCGTTACGAGCTCACCGATGAACTCGGTTTATTCGGGAAGATGATGATCGAAATGCTACCAGAAGATCTGGTTTTCACTGCCTTCGTACCGTCGGAAAAATCATTCAGCCGAGATCTAGGGCTGAAATTAAACACTAGCCGTCCAATTAAATCCcacgaagaagacgacgacggagATAACACATACGCCGTCGTATCGAGGATCATGAGTTTCGCGGTGGTTCCTTACAAAGTAGAAGAAGTAGACATAGGGAACGACGAAACGGCGTCGTATGAGTCGTTGAGTGGTTTCACACTTCagatttggagaaaaagaaatggtGGTGGATTAGTCGTTAATGGCGTTGAGACTGAGAAGATGGGATTAAAGAGAGGTAAAATCATCGTACATATAATGAATGGTGTTGTAATGGATTCTGATTTCGCACAATCTATTGCTTCTTCTACTCCTaaagacgaagatgatgatccatagagaagaagaagaagaagaagattattgTTTTGACTAAACAGAAAATTATTGACTTAATCATCCAATCAGAATCAGagttaaattgtttttctaccatatttttgtttttttacttttaatccCTCCACTAGCAAAACTCAAGTGGGACCCACAGAATAGCCTAAGGCAGTTTACCACGTCATCATGGAATCAGGAAAACGTCGACGGTTGTGAGTATCACACGTGGCATTATGGTTTTCTCTTACTGTGCACCGTGCTACACCAGAAAAGAATTCGTCGTCTGATCTGCGAGATTATACGCCTATAGAGAAAAAAGGCGATGATGACTAAAGAAGACTGAGTCGACTCGCTTTTGACACAGTTGACTTCTGAGAcgtctttctcttcttcatcttcttcaatcataCGCTTAtctatttttggaaacttGAATTCGTGATTTTAGATGGGAGGAGGAGAAGTTAGTAAAGAGATGGGAGCTTGTTCATTAGCGTATCGTCGTGGAGATCAGAAATTACGCAAGTTCGTGACGGCGAGGAGTACTAAGTTTCTTCTATTTTGCTGCATCGCTTTCGTCTTGGTCACAATCGTTTGCCGATCTTCTCGTCCTTGGGTTAACAGTTCAATCGCCGTCGCAGATCGGATCTCCGGATCAAGGTCTGTACACACACACACGTTCTGAATCATCTACCTTACTATATGAGTCTAAATTTGATTTGGATCTCTAAATGGTAacttttggtgaagaagacTAGATTCTTTTTTAGGAAATGAAATTTATGGAAAGTAAATTTTAGATAAGTGCAATTATAACTGCGATTCGTTTAACCTTTTTTGTCTTCATTCATTTCTTAAATTCATAATTAAACTGGAGATTCTTTGGCTTTACCGATTTGGTAtggtttgtgttgtttctcAGCTCTATTTATAAGCAAACTGTGTTCTTAAGCTCCTTGCTGTTAATGAATCTATGAATGCAAAAGCTACAATGATTCTGTGATTTATATAGACACTTTTGTATATCGAAAAGCAAATGAATTCATAATCTTTGCTATGTTAAGCTGGTGATATACGGTACATGTAGGTATGTGCAAAGGTTAGGAGTTATGGAGTAAatgtaatttataattaagtagttgatcttttgcttttggtttgACTGCATAATTTTGTGCTTTATTGTCTAATTTGATGAATTTCTTTATCACATCCTGCAGGAAAGGTTATACACTTCTGATGAACACATGGAAGAGATATGATCTCTTAAAGAAGTCTGTTTCCCACTATGCATCATGTTCTAGGCTTGACTCTATCCACATTGTATGGAGTGAACCTAACCCTCCATCAGAGTCTCTGAAAGAGTATCTTCATAATGTTCTGAAGAAAAAGACTCGAGATGGGCATGAGGTTGAGCTGAGATTTGatataaacaaagaagacAGTTTGAACAACAGATTTAAAGAGATTAAAGACTTGAAAACAGATGCTGTCTTCTCAATAGATGATGATATCATATTTCCTTGTCACACGGTAGATTTTGCATTCAACGTTTGGGAAAGTGCTCCGGATACAATGGTGGGGTTTGTGCCCCGTGTGCATTGGCCTGAAAAATCGGTATGTCACTTTTTTATTGTTGGATATCTTCAAGAAGCTTCTTTATCAAATAACAGTaccaaaatagtaaaaatgCGTTCTTTTTAAGTTGTTTGCTATTAGGGACTCTTTCACTGATCTGAAAATCGTAGGTCTCTCCCATTATTTAAGGAATtaatcatctctctctctccatccAGATGGTCTAATAGCTAGTATTAATATTGAAAGAACTCTCTGTACATGGTGTTTGAATTGGTTCTGAAAGTTGACTTCAATTTTCTGCAGAATGATAAAGCCAATTACTACACCTACAGTGGATGGTGGTCTGTTTGGTGGAGTGGTACATATAGCATGGTACTCTCAAAGGCAGCCTTCTTCCACAAAAAATACCTCAGCCTTTACACAAATAGCATGCCAGCATCAATCAGGGAATTCACAACAAAGAACAGGTTCCTTATCACTTTCATTACCtatatgttgttttttgtattcCTGAATGTGATTAAAGTGTACCCCACCTAAGTGTGAGATTAATTTAATAACAGGAACTGTGAAGATATTGCAATGTCATTCCTCATCGCAAATGCTACAAACGCTCCTGCTATATGGGTTAAAGGTAATTCTAAATCGCAGGCTACTTTGAGAACCATGTATTGCCTTGTGATTCTGATAATCTTTGATGATAAAGAGCATATCCTCCTCTTTTGGCCTGTTTTTGTaggtaaaatatatgaaatcgGTTCAACTGGAATTAGTAGCATAGGAGGGCACacagaaaaaagaacacaCTGCGTAAACCGGTTTGTGGCAGAATTTGGGAAAATGCCACTTGTATACACTTCCATGAAAGCCGTGGATAGCCGCAATTTATGGTTCTGGTGATTGCTGCTTTTGCATGGCAGTACATTTCCGCTGTCTCTTCCACTGGTTACTACTCTTCACGTTCTAGCTATGGACGGGTTTGACGCCAAGTAAGACTTAAAAACAGAACTGATCTTACTTTTACGGTAAGAGGAAGATAGAGAGCAAAAGTTTATAATCGGTGGCTAATGGGGTTTTCTCGTAGAAGCTTATAAAGAGATATAGTAGTAGCCTAGTGTATGTTGTACCCTCATTGTACCATTTGTAACATCTGCTGTTgtgaaaatattgttttgtgctaaaaaaaatgagttacATATATTCATACACTGATCGTTAGATGCTTCCAAAAATTTCAGTAGTGTTACATCTGTTGATAGTGTTTGTTAAGTAGTTGTGTCAATATCTTCCATTGCATCACAATTGGCTCCAGAACTCTCCCAGAAATGTCTTTGCGGCGTCTAGGCTCGGGTAATACGGTGGCTCCATAAACACCTGAGTCAGTGAATCATAGGACTCGTGATTCGCCACCGTTCTATTTGCATTCGCCTCTGCATTCCCAATCATCGCTGCAACCAACTTCTGGTATCCGAAGAAGAATCTCTTGGCTGCAGACTCCACGGCCTGCATTCCCTGAAGCAAATGTATCTTCTCGTACTCTGTTTTCCTCGAGTAAAGCTTCATCGCCGCCTCTTGCAACCTCGGACCTCCGGTGGGATCCACCTCCACCTCAAGAACAGCTGGCACTTTCTGTCTCAGCTCTTTGGACATCTTCGCCATCTCTACTAAGCCCTTTGACCTAAAACAAAATGCGTCGTTTGGAAACGTCGATTTGATTTGTAACTGTTTCTTCACCTTCAAGAAATCTTCAGGATCCATAAGAATGTGTAAATCTTCAATCTCTGATAGAAGCTTCCAGATTCTCTCCAACAAGTAGACGTCTGAAGAAGCTTTTTCGAATTTTCCCTCTTCGATTCTCGATTCGATTCTATATAAAAGATTCACAGAAACGTAAATCCACGATTCAAGAATCTGATGACTAGTGTAGAGCATTTGATTCTCTTGGTTCTCGATGTGATCTGCGTAAGGATTGTTCTTGAGGCTATGTAGCTCCTCCGGGAGACAAACGGCGTCGTATTGAAGATACGGTTTTCCGGCGAGGTTTGGTTCTCCTAAACCGAGCGTATAC from Arabidopsis thaliana chromosome 3, partial sequence includes these protein-coding regions:
- a CDS encoding Fasciclin-like arabinogalactan family protein (Fasciclin-like arabinogalactan family protein; FUNCTIONS IN: molecular_function unknown; INVOLVED IN: biological_process unknown; LOCATED IN: endomembrane system; EXPRESSED IN: 20 plant structures; EXPRESSED DURING: 13 growth stages; CONTAINS InterPro DOMAIN/s: FAS1 domain (InterPro:IPR000782); Has 34 Blast hits to 34 proteins in 13 species: Archae - 0; Bacteria - 6; Metazoa - 0; Fungi - 0; Plants - 28; Viruses - 0; Other Eukaryotes - 0 (source: NCBI BLink).) — protein: MKKPHFLKNPVFFLFLLITVSSLTILIFSFLKLPETPLAAGNHLRKLRYELTDELGLFGKMMIEMLPEDLVFTAFVPSEKSFSRDLGLKLNTSRPIKSHEEDDDGDNTYAVVSRIMSFAVVPYKVEEVDIGNDETASYESLSGFTLQIWRKRNGGGLVVNGVETEKMGLKRGKIIVHIMNGVVMDSDFAQSIASSTPKDEDDDP
- the EPC1 gene encoding Nucleotide-diphospho-sugar transferases superfamily protein (ECTOPICALLY PARTING CELLS (EPC1); CONTAINS InterPro DOMAIN/s: EXTL2, alpha-1,4-N-acetylhexosaminyltransferase (InterPro:IPR015338); BEST Arabidopsis thaliana protein match is: glycosyltransferase family protein 47 (TAIR:AT5G04500.1); Has 655 Blast hits to 655 proteins in 91 species: Archae - 0; Bacteria - 0; Metazoa - 500; Fungi - 8; Plants - 105; Viruses - 0; Other Eukaryotes - 42 (source: NCBI BLink).) codes for the protein MGGGEVSKEMGACSLAYRRGDQKLRKFVTARSTKFLLFCCIAFVLVTIVCRSSRPWVNSSIAVADRISGSRKGYTLLMNTWKRYDLLKKSVSHYASCSRLDSIHIVWSEPNPPSESLKEYLHNVLKKKTRDGHEVELRFDINKEDSLNNRFKEIKDLKTDAVFSIDDDIIFPCHTVDFAFNVWESAPDTMVGFVPRVHWPEKSNDKANYYTYSGWWSVWWSGTYSMVLSKAAFFHKKYLSLYTNSMPASIREFTTKNRNCEDIAMSFLIANATNAPAIWVKGKIYEIGSTGISSIGGHTEKRTHCVNRFVAEFGKMPLVYTSMKAVDSRNLWFW
- a CDS encoding Hs1pro-1 protein (Hs1pro-1 protein; CONTAINS InterPro DOMAIN/s: Hs1pro-1, C-terminal (InterPro:IPR009743), Hs1pro-1, N-terminal (InterPro:IPR009869); BEST Arabidopsis thaliana protein match is: ortholog of sugar beet HS1 PRO-1 2 (TAIR:AT2G40000.1); Has 60 Blast hits to 60 proteins in 17 species: Archae - 0; Bacteria - 0; Metazoa - 0; Fungi - 0; Plants - 60; Viruses - 0; Other Eukaryotes - 0 (source: NCBI BLink).); this translates as MADLDLQRKMVSPKLHVTIPEPCKLSSVSSPISSSSSAACSAYELYLRLPELRNLWSSLYFPHWISEPVLKPALQALEITFRLILTVASDTRPYINRREWIRRLDSLTTSQIKIVAAICGDEDNYEENVSAAPVSNGWSSLSLLSEIATCRTSESVGQKILSTIENEMRWCKYTLGLGEPNLAGKPYLQYDAVCLPEELHSLKNNPYADHIENQENQMLYTSHQILESWIYVSVNLLYRIESRIEEGKFEKASSDVYLLERIWKLLSEIEDLHILMDPEDFLKVKKQLQIKSTFPNDAFCFRSKGLVEMAKMSKELRQKVPAVLEVEVDPTGGPRLQEAAMKLYSRKTEYEKIHLLQGMQAVESAAKRFFFGYQKLVAAMIGNAEANANRTVANHESYDSLTQVFMEPPYYPSLDAAKTFLGEFWSQL